The window GATCGACAGATTCTGCGATACCTTTAATCGAAGGCTTAGTTTCCTGAACTGTCTCTTTGACAGCTTCTGCTGTACCTTTAATTGAGGGTCTAACGTCCTCAACAGTTTCTTTTGCTACTGTGCCTAGCTCTTCTACAGTGTCTTTAACACCCTCTGCTACAGTATTTGCTGCATCCCCTAAATTATCTACAGCGCGGTTAACAGTATCAGCAGTACCCTTACCAATCATCGCGCCAGCAACTGCACCAGCTACAGCACCCACGACTCCTCCAGAGCGAGCACCGAGTAAACCACCGACGGCAGCTCCCGCTACCCTCGCACCGAGGCGTGTCTCTGATGATTCATCTGATTCATCGGGCTGAAATTCAGCGTTTATGTCAGTCTGATCCTGAGGCTGCTTGATCTCAATGACCTCAATATTGTCAGCATTCTTTTCCTTGAACTCAGGATTTGTGCCGAATTGATTAAAAGGCTGCTTGTTATCCATAATATCTGTTTTTTACATTTCTACTTTCACATACTAACTATTACCACTCACGAAATCTGCTGCTTAAGAAGTAGATTCTGACTCTTACTTAAGAAGTAGATTATCAAAGGTGTTTACCGCTACAAAGCAGATTTACAGAATCTCGAACTGATGGAGAGAGAGGCACATTACATCAATTAAAAAAATAAAACTTTCAATATAATTTTGTCTTATTTTTTTATTAATTATTGGCTAGATTTGCCATCCATCTTTATTTTGGATAAGCATAAGTATAGAAAAGCTGATAGTGTCTATAAGCAGATTTGTTTGGGTTTTGAGACAAACTACAAGGAAATGCCTCTGTTGTGATCGCAACAGCCGATAGTAGATGGTAGAGTGTTTTAACGGAGTGAACGCACCCTACTGCCTACAAAGATTGACTTCAACATGACTCGGCAGACGAATCCCAACGAATATAAACAAGAAATCATTGCGTTCTACAACACAAGAACCGACTATGACAATGATTTTACCTATCGTCGAGCAATTCCCCTGGTTGAATTGGCGCAACTGCAACCCGGACAACATATTTTGGATGTAGCCACGGGGACGGGTATAATTGCGATCGCAGCTTCTGAAAGAGTAGGTTCTGAAGGTAAAGTAATCGCCGTCGATTTTACTCCAGGAATGCTCGACCAAGCACGACGAAAAATTACAGCAGCCGGGTTACAAAACATCGAAATCATTGAAGCTGATGCCGAATCAATCAACTTTGAAGATGAGCGTTTCCATGCGATTTTTTGTGCCACAGCCATTGTCTTACTGAGTGATATCCCGGTGGCGTTACGCAATTGGTACCGTTGGCTCAAAAAGGGTGGAATTGTCGCCTTTTCCTCTTGGTCAGTAACATCCTTTTTCACGCCTGTGATTATTAAAGTTTGCGCTAAGTATGACTTGTCATTACCGAATCTCCATGAACCACTGGGAAGCCCAGAAAAATGTCGTACCCTACTTCAAGATATAGGGTTTAAAGGCATTGAAATAAAAACCGAGCAATTCGGTCGTTACCTCAGTCTTAACGAGGCTCAAAATTTTTGGAAAGGAAAATGGCTTCATGCGAATGGTCATCCGCTTTTTGGGCTATCCGATGAGCAAATCGAGCAATTGAAAGCGGAATTCAGGGCAGAAATTGAGACAATAGCTACAGACAAGGGAGTCTGGCAGGAAATTACTACATTCTTTGTAACAGGTTGCAAATAAGCACAAAGGTAGAATAATGAGTCAAGTTCAATCAGTTTCAGGACGGGGAATTCCTTTAGTGGGTAATGATATCGATACCGATCGCATTATCCCCGCTCGGTTTTTACGGTGTGTCACATTTGATGGTTTGGGAGAACAAGCGTTTGCGGATGATCGCACTCAAGCTAAAGGAGAACATCCCTTTGACCAACCTCAGTATCAAGGTGCCAATATTTTAGTGGTTAATGGTAACTTTGGCTGCGGTTCTTCCAGAGAACACGCTCCTCAAGCGTTATCGAAATGGGGGATTCAAGCCATTGTAGGAGAGAGTTATGCCGAAATCTTTTTTGGTAATTGTGTTGCGATCGGCATTCCTTGCCTGACAGCGCCGACAGAAACCATCCAACAGTTACAAGCAATCCTGAAAGAGAATCCTCAAGCTTCGATAACAGTAGATTTAGAAGCAATGCAAGTTCGTTGTGGTGACTTCCAAGCTTCTGTGACTCTAGGTGAGGGAGCACGGCAAATGCTGACGACAGGAACCTGGGATACTTGCGGACAATTAATCGCCCAAGTTGAGCAGATTAAAACTACTGCGGCTCAGTTGCCTTATATTGAGTGGGGTCGTCGAGTGCCTAGCTGACAGTCGCGTGAGTGGTGCTAACCGACTAGTGCAAAGATATGTGTGCAAGGCAACAATAAAAGAAAGTGAGTTCTCAGCCAAATAGCATAGGCGATGTGACAAATTTAGCTAAAACTAAGTCTTAACCGATGTATAAAGTCCGTTTCAGCGGACTTTATTTTTTTTATTAAATTGTTACAAAAAAAAGAGTTGAATGAGTGATCAGCTAGAGTAATCCATAATTGACAGACTTTTAATAAAGTGATACTGTCTTATCATCAAAATTAAGCCTTTCAAGATTGACTTTCATTTATCCCCAGTTTATTTCTCTGAAGAACATCTACCTAAACTAGGGAATGATTGTTGGGAAATTAGAAAATAAAGCTTCTTAATTGCATACTTTGTTCTCCCGATTCAATCGGCAGCGAATAACTAAAGAGAGGTTAAAAATGTCCATTGTAAAGCGGTGCATTGCTGAGTTTATCGGCACCTTTTGGCTGGTTTTTGGTGGTTGTGGAAGTGCTGTACTAGCAGCCGCCTTCACAGCAGATGCGGCAAAAATAGGTGCAAATACAGCATTTCCACTGGGTATCGGGTTAGTTGGTGTTTCTCTGGCATTCGGGTTGACCGTTATGACGATGGCGTATGCGATCGGTCACATTTCAGGCTGTCACCTGAATCCAGCCGTTTCCTTTGGCCTTTGGATGGGCAAGCGGTTTCCTAGTAGCGATTTGTTGCCTTATATCGGTTCTCAAGTGGGTGGAGCTATTTTAGCGGCAGCCGCCCTGTTTATCATTGCCATGGGTCAGCCTAAATACGGTCTAGGGCCTGATGGATTGGCCGTTAATGGTTTTGGAGAACTTTCTCCAGGTGGCTATTCCCTATTGGCGGCATTCATCATTGAGTTTGTGTTGACCTTCATGTTCTTAATGATCATCATGGGTGCAACAGACCGCCGTGCTCCTCAGGGCTTTGCTCCAGTTGCGATCGGTTTGGGACTCACGCTAATTCACTTGATTGGGATTCCGGTGACTAATGTTTCCGTCAATCCGGCGAGGAGCCTCGGTCCGGCGTTGATTGTAGCAATTTTTGGAGGTCACACCCTAGCCCTTTCTCAAGTTTGGCTTTTCTGGCTGGCACCCATTTTAGGCGGATTAGCAGCCGGCTCTCTATACTTATCGGTATTTAGTGAGTCCAGCCTAGAACGGGAGCAGCAGGCCGTGGAAAC of the Allocoleopsis franciscana PCC 7113 genome contains:
- a CDS encoding class I SAM-dependent methyltransferase, whose translation is MTRQTNPNEYKQEIIAFYNTRTDYDNDFTYRRAIPLVELAQLQPGQHILDVATGTGIIAIAASERVGSEGKVIAVDFTPGMLDQARRKITAAGLQNIEIIEADAESINFEDERFHAIFCATAIVLLSDIPVALRNWYRWLKKGGIVAFSSWSVTSFFTPVIIKVCAKYDLSLPNLHEPLGSPEKCRTLLQDIGFKGIEIKTEQFGRYLSLNEAQNFWKGKWLHANGHPLFGLSDEQIEQLKAEFRAEIETIATDKGVWQEITTFFVTGCK
- the leuD gene encoding 3-isopropylmalate dehydratase small subunit — protein: MSQVQSVSGRGIPLVGNDIDTDRIIPARFLRCVTFDGLGEQAFADDRTQAKGEHPFDQPQYQGANILVVNGNFGCGSSREHAPQALSKWGIQAIVGESYAEIFFGNCVAIGIPCLTAPTETIQQLQAILKENPQASITVDLEAMQVRCGDFQASVTLGEGARQMLTTGTWDTCGQLIAQVEQIKTTAAQLPYIEWGRRVPS
- the aqpZ gene encoding aquaporin Z codes for the protein MSIVKRCIAEFIGTFWLVFGGCGSAVLAAAFTADAAKIGANTAFPLGIGLVGVSLAFGLTVMTMAYAIGHISGCHLNPAVSFGLWMGKRFPSSDLLPYIGSQVGGAILAAAALFIIAMGQPKYGLGPDGLAVNGFGELSPGGYSLLAAFIIEFVLTFMFLMIIMGATDRRAPQGFAPVAIGLGLTLIHLIGIPVTNVSVNPARSLGPALIVAIFGGHTLALSQVWLFWLAPILGGLAAGSLYLSVFSESSLEREQQAVETRL